The sequence CTTGCcaactgaataaataaaatgagaccCAAACTGGAGTCTTTAATCCGTTTTTGTtaatagttttattttgaggtGCTGACATACAGAACTGGTACCCTTTACGAAGTCAACACTTAACTGCTACCTCTTGAACATTTGCAGTATGCACAAACGGTTGTGTGCCTCTGTCATATTTACTGCataacaaataaacatttcggctttgtgatgtttcaaactggaacatcaTCTAATAAATACATCCAGTgcagcgaggggggggggttgtctcACCTGAGATGACCCACGTAACCCGAAAGACGGAATGAACGTGCGTCCTCGCAAAGATCTGCTGCCTTCAATTACAATTACATTCGCTGACTCGCTCAAAgagaaacacaacaacaacaacaaaatcattttagaGACACGACATATGGACAAGCATATCAAAATAAAGCTCATGAGTGTAATTTTAGactgtaaaatgaaatgtatcgGTGTGGAGACTATTTGTTATAATCCGATGTGAGATGAAAATTGCATAAAAATATCCGTACAGCATATCTGCCTTGTGGGTGTGATGTTTTTCATACGGTCGGCACAGTTTTGAGGGTCGCTGGTTACGCTGGCGTACACGGGGGTCATCAGTATCACTCGTACAGCTACGGAGCGTGCCGAACTCTTAACTAATGCTGATGCTAAGTTCAGCGGTAACCAAGCAACGACTGAATGTTGCGTTAACGTGAGGAGCTTCATCGTGCTTTGACGGAAGGCTAGCTGGATCacatttgttattgttgtaattTGAGGCTTGTCATTTGAGCCCAGGATGTTCGACTTAATGCTTCAAACGTCCTGCCCAGTTGATTGCAACTGTCCGTTTCGGGGCGTGATCGGCCAGCCGTACGCAGCCTTCACATCACCTGccttgtcatctttttttccccccaaactCGACTCTGACTTTGTTTTCGGCTGCACTGCTTCGCTTCTGGTATCGCCCTCGCGTCTCTCAGTGCTGCAGGAGGAAGTTGGTGGCTATGTTGATGTCGTTGTTGGACGCTCGGAGGGCCTCGAGGGCATCCGGCCGGGAGAAGCCCATCTCCACTAACCTGGCGACCTGCAGGAGTAGTTCCATGAAATTAGAATTTGGATATAGAGTGTAGAAGATTTCCATTGATGCTTTTACACCTGCAATGATTCTTACAGCAAATTTCAGCAGAGGCTGAAAATCGCATTTAGTTCCCCAttctttgaatattttgacCAAAGCATGTCAGACATTGTTTATCATTATTAGCATTGTATCggtacatttttcaaaatgaacaggCAATGGTGGCTGCACCTGCTCCTCTGCGACAGCGTTGTCGGATGGTGGCAGCGGCGGCGCGCTGGGCTGAGTCTGAGCCTGCGGCGGCGCTTCTCTTCTGCGTCTCAGGGAGGGGAACAACCTGCTCCACGGGAGCAAGCCAGTCTGCTAAGATAAagaggattttctttttcactctTTCCACTTAAGCAATGAAAAAGAAGTCTCCGAATTGCAAGGAATGGCTTTGTTGGTTTGAGCAGGAAAATCGCCGGTACTTGTGCTTGGTGTCTGGAGTTTGCGCGGGCCTCGTTGAACTGGGCCAGTAGCAGCTCTTGATCCAGTTGGTCCATCCGCTGTTGCCTCTGGATGTCCAGCGTGGCGCCCATCCCCAGAGGCGCCTCGCTGGTTGGTTGAGAACCTTCAAGGGGGTGGGAACACAAATAACATGACCATGTTTGCGCATCACTGTTGTTTAAACCGTGACGGCGCTAGCTCGGACGCACTGGAGAAGAGCGGCTCCAGAAGGTAGCGTGCGACGGCACACAGCCAGGCAGGCACAAAGAGAAATTTCTGGAGCCAGAGCACGTTGGAGTGGTACAAACCACCCGAGATCTGAGACACATGTCAGACATTAATCAATCAACCATTGCGTTATACGATGATGGACCctcaagataaaaaataaaaataggctGATTACAGTATTCTATAATTATTGATCTTTGGGCACTgtgttttcaaaattgaaacagCAATTTGGTTGTTTGCTGATGAAGTGTACAAGGCCGCTGGAGTATCATATGACTCACCAGGCCACTGAGTGCCAGGACCCACATGAAGGGACTGGACGTCAACAGCTACACagagacacaaacaaagaTTCATGACTGGATACGTAAAAACACAAT is a genomic window of Syngnathus acus chromosome 15, fSynAcu1.2, whole genome shotgun sequence containing:
- the ubac2 gene encoding ubiquitin-associated domain-containing protein 2 isoform X2, producing MFTTTGSRGLYKAPLSKGLLLVLSGLTVMLLLLPQYQHMFEYNLQAVSHQQQVWRLLCGRLVCLDVKDSFCSAMLIYNFRIFERRFGSRKFASFLLGTWFVSALLDLLLAQAFSFLFDYEVEELPAGLLAPVFALFVPFYWSIPKVPVTQVLGLVSITNKTLVYIVGLQLLTSSPFMWVLALSGLISGGLYHSNVLWLQKFLFVPAWLCAVARYLLEPLFSSSQPTSEAPLGMGATLDIQRQQRMDQLDQELLLAQFNEARANSRHQAQTGLLPWSRLFPSLRRRREAPPQAQTQPSAPPLPPSDNAVAEEQVARLVEMGFSRPDALEALRASNNDINIATNFLLQH
- the ubac2 gene encoding ubiquitin-associated domain-containing protein 2 isoform X1; the protein is MFTTTGSRGLYKAPLSKGLLLVLSGLTVMLLLLPQYQHMFEYNLQAVSHQQQVWRLLCGRLVCLDVKDSFCSAMLIYNFRIFERRFGSRKFASFLLGTWFVSALLDLLLAQAFSFLFDYEVEELPAGLLAPVFALFVPFYWSIPKVPVTQVLGLVSITNKTLVYIVGLQLLTSSPFMWVLALSGLISGGLYHSNVLWLQKFLFVPAWLCAVARYLLEPLFSSSQPTSEAPLGMGATLDIQRQQRMDQLDQELLLAQFNEARANSRHQAQQTGLLPWSRLFPSLRRRREAPPQAQTQPSAPPLPPSDNAVAEEQVARLVEMGFSRPDALEALRASNNDINIATNFLLQH